DNA from Evansella sp. LMS18:
CACAGCCGAAGCTGTATAAGAAAATCAAGAAGCATCCTACTGTTTACAACTTGTACGGACAGCAGCTTGTTGAGGAAAACATAATCAGCAGCAATGAGATTGATGAACGAAGACAATCCTTCCTTAAGGACCTTGAAGGGCAGTTTGAAGAAGTAAAGAAAAAGAAAAAGTCGGAAGTTGACGATGAAATGCAGCCTCCTGAGTATGTACGAAACACACTTGGAGGAATTGAGACAAAGGTGGATTCGGACGTACTTGCCAGAATAAATAAGGAGTTACTGGAATTCCCGGAGGAGTTCAACGTATTTCCTAAACTTGAGAAAATACTTAAAAGAAGGCTTCATGCTTTTGATGAAGGGGGCAAAATCGACTGGGCACTTGCTGAGACGCTGTCCCTTGCAAGTATTATAAATGACGGTACGCCTATCCGGATGACAGGGCAGGATACGGAAAGAGGAACGTTCTCACAAAGGCATATAGTACTCCATGACCATGAAACAGACAAAATTTATTCGCCATTGCATACAATGCCTTCCGCTAAAGCATCATTCGCGGTGTTTAACAGCCCGCTTTCCGAGATGGCCTGTGTCGGCTTCGAATACGGTTATAATGTACATGCACCTGAAACCCTCACTATCTGGGAAGCACAATATGGGGACTTCTCCAATGGGGCACAGGTGATGTTTGACCAGTTCATTTCCGCCGGAAGAGCAAAATGGGGTCAGAAATCAGGTCTTGTTCTCCTCCTGCCTCACGGGTATGAAGGCCAGGGACCTGAGCATTCCAGCGGCCGTGTGGAAAGGTTCCTGCAGCTTGCTGCCGAGAATAACTGGCATGTTGCCAACTTAACAAAGGCAAGTCAGTACTTCCATATTCTCAGACGACAGGCAGAGTTACTTGGAAAAGATGAAGTGAGGCCGCTCGTTATTATGACACCGAAGAGCCTGCTTAGAAATGAAAGAGTTGCTTCTTCCGTAGCAGATCTTTCAGAAGGGAAGTTCCAGCCTGTAGTAATGCAGCCTGGCCTGGGAGAAGAAAAAGAAAAAATAAAGCGAATTGTTTTCTGCTCAGGAAAAATAGCTGTTGATCTTGAGGAAGCACTTGAAGAATACGGAAATCCTGACTGGCTTCATATAGCACGTGTGGAAGAACTATATCCGTTCCCGACAGAACAAGTACAAAAAATTCAGCAGGAATACCCGAACGTGGAAGAGTGGGTCTGGGTCCAGGAGGAACCGCGAAATATGGGTCCATGGCACTACGCCCTTCCTTATCTCCGTGATATCGGAGGCGATGACATGCCATTGAGGTATATTGGCCGCCGCCGCCGCTCAAGTACTGCTGAAGGAGATCCTAAAACACATAAAAAAGAACAGCAACGCATTATAAATGAAGCTCTGACTCGAAACAGTGAAGGGAGAGACGGGAAATGATAGAAATAAAAGTTCCTGAATTAGCAGAATCCGTTACAGAAGGCACGGTAGCAGAATGGCTTAAGCAGCCAGGTGACTACGTGGAAAAAGGGGAAGACCTCGTAGAGCTTGAAACAGATAAAGTAAATGTGGAAATTTCAGCCGAAGAAGCTGGTGTACTGAAGGAAACACTTGCAGAAGCAGGGGATACTGTAAAAGTAGGCGATGTGATTGCAAAAATTGATGCATCAGGAGAAGGGAGCGGTGACGCTTCCTCCGGTTCAGCAGAAGAAAAACCTGCAGATAAAGGTGAAACATCTGCAGAGGCGCAGGATACTGGAAGTGAAGCCCGGGAGGAACAGCAGGAAGAAACTTCCGGCCAGCAATCCCGTCCAATCGCATCTCCAGCAGCACGAAAGCTTGCGAGAGAAAAAGGAATCGACCTGAACGAGATTTCTTCAAGGGATCCTCTTGGAAGAGTCAGGAAAGAGGACGTCCTGGAGCATGAGGCAGGCCAGCAGAAAAAAGCTGAACCTAAGCAGGAAAAGCCAAAGGCTCAACAGTCAGAGGCACCTAAAGATAATCCAGCAAAACCAGTTGAAAGAATCCGCATGTCACGCCGCCGCCAGACAATCGCTAAACGCCTTGTTGAAGCGCAGCAGACAGCAGCCATGCTGACAACGTTTAACGAAGTGGACATGACAAACCTTATGGACCTTCGTAAACGCAGAAAAGATAAGTTCCTCGACAAAAACGGGGTTAAGCTTGGATTTATGTCATTCTTCACTAAAGCGGTAGTAGGGGCGTTAAAACAGTATCCTTACGTAAACGCAGAGATACAAGGTGATGAACTCGTTCTGAAGAAGTTCTATGATATTGGTGTGGCAGTGTCCACCGAAGAAGGTCTTGTTGTTCCGGTACTCAGGGATGCAGACAGACTGGACTTCGCAGGTATTGAACGTGAAATCGGCAACCTGGCTAAAAAAGCCCACGACAAAAAACTTGGATTAAACGACTTGCAGGGCGGAACGTTCACTATCACAAATGGAGGAGTATTTGGTTCCCTGTTCTCCACTCCTATCCTGAACACTCCACAGGTAGGTATCCTTGGAATGCATACTGTACAGATGCGCCCTGTCGCAATCGACAATGAGCGTTTTGAAAATCGCCCGATGATGTATATTGCTCTGTCATATGACCATCGTGTGATTGACGGAAAAGACGCTGTTGGATTCCTGGTTAAAGTAAAAGAATTAATAGAAGACCCTGAGTCCCTGTTGCTGGAAGGTTAATAGTAGACGTTCATACAAAAGGCTGTAAATGAAACCAGTGGGTTACGTTTTATGGAGCATCGCTTAAAAACAGTAGTTATATATAAAAAAAGAGAAACTCGCCAAATGGCGAGTTCTTTTTTTGGAATATAGAACTTAATTTAGGTTGGAAATAACAGACGAAGCTGCTTGAACTGATACGGCTGACTTATTTAACCAGCATTAGTAAAATAAACGGAGATTTTCCGTTTATAAGAGATTAGTGCTAGTTTCGGGTGAATATAAGGGAAGGTTTTCCGCTTATACAAAGAAAAGTCTCCCATTTTCGTCCTTTTTGAGTTAATAGGGGGAATTTGTCCGTTTATTTATGCGTGTTTTAATAAATATTAGGAACTAACCGGAATTTCTCCGTCTAATGAAGCCAGGGGAGGCAACCGCTCAGCTCAAGGGATGAATAATCCATCATTCAGGAATCCAACTGGTGAATTTTCTATGCTCAAGGGATGAATCCCCCTCCAGGATCTATCTTTCCTGGCAATCAGATGAACAAGTGGAGAAATCCATTCAGATGTTCCCCCTTAAAATAGTTTAATCAGGAAAAACAGTCTCAATCTGTTTTTTCAGTTCCAGAAAGAAAGGAGGCTCATCAGTATTTTCAACCAGTGCCTCATAAAGGCTTTCATAATACCACTTTTGTTTATCCCTGCCTTTTTTGAAAGATTCCCACATACTTTCTCCGGCAATCTCCATGCTCTCTTCCATTGATATGAGATTATGAAGCTTATCAGCACAAATAACATATTTTAACGAAAGAGAAGCTTTGCCGGCCTTGTTAATCGTTTCTGTTTTTCTTTCAGTCCAGCTTTTCTTTTTATCTGCTTCGGAGGCCCCTCTGACAAGCTCGGTTATGTCCTTGCCAAATTGGTGTTCAATCTCAGCGAGTTCAATTTCTGTGTCTTCCCATACATCGTGGAGTATTACGGCACAGGTTATGTTTGTTTTCATCTCGGCAGGGAAGTCTGCTTCAGTCAGGAAGGGCTGGGCGAACAGTGCAGCAGTAACAGGGTGGGTGACATAAGGTAAATCCGAAGTTTTTCTGACCTGGCCAGCATGAGCTTCTGATGCAAAAGCAACTGCTTTATGGATTACCATAAAGTCCAAATAATCCACCTCCTTCTCCTTTTAAAGTGTAGTCAGTATTCTCAATTATGATAACATAGCATTGTAAAAAGAAAAAAAGCGCCTGGTGCAAAGGCGCTTTAAAAAGAAGGGAAGCTGGAAAAGCCGTCTAGAATCGTACTACTGCTGCTCCGATAATAACGAGCAGTATGAACAGGACAAGTACTAAAGCAAAACCGGATCCATAGCTATATCCTGGTTTACAATAACCGTAGTGGTAGTAACTCATCTGTAGCCACCCCCTTTCAATAAGGGTTAATACAGAGTATGTAATAGAGCGCAGCTTGTATAGTTATTAAACTAGCATCAATGGGAATTGATTGAAAAGTTGATAGATGGATAACTACATTTAAATATGTGTAGAATGAACTGCTTATTTTACAGTAATGGAGTAGAGGAATAGTAAAGGATTATGAACTCATAGTGAGTTCTGGATAAAGAAACATGCTTAAGGAGCGTATGATCAGGTAATATAATAATATATAAGTAAAAAAGGAGCCGCCAATCTATGCCGAAAAAATTATTAATCAAACTTGCACTATTTGCAGCGATAATATTACTGCTGCTCTGGATAAATCAGTCCTACCTTAGATTACATCCTGAAGAAATTCAGGAAAGAATGCTTTCCCTTGGCTGGTGGGCTCCATTTGTGTTCATATTAATTTTTGCTCTCCGGCCCTTTGTTTTATTTCCTGCTTCCATCCTCGCTATAGCAGGGGGACTGTCATTCGGACCGTTCCTGGGGCCGCTTGTGACTTATATTGGATCTTTATCAGGAGCAGCATTGTCGTTCCTGGCTGTCAGAAAAGCAGGGAAGTCAGTAGTCCAGCGGAACTGGAAAGGAAAAGGGGAAAAGATTCAGCGGAGAATTGAAAAAAACGGTTTTTTCTATATTCTGGCGCTGAGATTGATCCCGGTTATAAATTTTGACTTTGTAAGTTATTTATCCGGGCTTTCCCGGGTACGATTCAGTAAATATATAGGTGCTACGATGGTGGGAATTATTCCTGGTACTCTCGCTTTTAATCTGCTCGGAGCCACCTTTGCTGATTTGGAGTGGCCATTGATTCTGCTAACAGCTCTTATGTTTATTATTGCTTTTACAGTACCAGTCATCATAAGAAAACGTATGGAGAAGAAAAACGTTCCGATTGACCTTCTGCCGGACGAACAGCTTTGATTTTCACTCAGTAAAAAGAAACGCAGGCAAAATCAATAAACGAGCAGGCAGTTTGCCGGCTCGTTTATTTTTGTTTATAAAGTGAATAGCCAACCATAAGAAAGGAGAGCACGATAAGGTACAAAAGGGAAAACCAGATCCAGCTCATTCCCTGTAATATCGGCAGAGCGACAGAGAGCCCTCCATTTACAATGATGAGCGGGTAAAACCATTCACGCCTCAGTTTTGGGAGAAAGATAAAAAAGGCTGCTATGCTAACCACCACTGTAAAGGTAACAGCCATAAAAAAAGGATATTGGCGGACCGCTTCTGCCGAGTAAAACAAATATGACGTTCCTCCAAGCAACAGTAAGGAAAAAACTAAATAATCTTTATTTTCCATAGGCAGCTCCTTTCCCTGAGACGTGGTTTTATCCCGATGAAATCGTCCATAAAACTCTCACCACAAAACCTGAGTTCAACCGATGATGTTTAGGTGGGAGATAACGGACGGACGCTAACATCCCGATTGTTTCAACTAATAATCCGTGGGGGATGAACAAAACCCCCACGGATTGAAGGTTCACTTTATCCTGTAACTAGTGTGTTTTGGCTGCTGTTACAGCAGTTTTTTCTTCGCCGGTTATAACCGGCTTTTTGCTGTATCTTGTTTTCCTGTATGAAACCCATCGGCTTGCAGTAAACATAATCAGAGCAATCCAGATAATTGAATAGGCAGCAAGATGAACAGCGGTGAAGGTTTCTCCGTACAAAAAGATTCCTAACAGCAGCATCATCGTAGGGGCAACGTACTGAAGGAAGCCCATAAGAGACAAAGGAATTCTTTTAGCACCGGCACCGAATAAGAGAAGCGGAACAGCAGTTGCTGCACCAGCGCCGGCTAAAAGCCAGAAAGTCGCTGTATCACCTGCATAAAACACTGCTGATGATAAACCGTGCTGAATGATCAGGAAGCCGGCTGCAAGAGGTATCATTATCAGCGTTTCAAGGGCCACCCCGTTTAGTGCGCCAACCTGTACGATTTTTTTAGTTAACCCATACAGGCCGAAACTGAATGCCAGCCCCAAGGCGACATATGGAAAAGAGCCGGATGCCGCTGTCAGTATAGTGACTGCCACGCCAGCCAAAATCACGGAAACCCATTGAACTTTCAAGAGCCGTTCCTTAAGGAAAATAACACCGAGGAGCACGCTCACCAGGGGATTTATATAATAACCAAGGCTTGCTTCTACAACCCGTTCATTTGCCACTGACCATATATAAATATACCAGTTACCTGTAATTAATACAGCTGCGGCAGTCACTCCTGCAATCAGCCGGGGCTGCTTAAGTATTTTCTTCCATTCATTTATGAAACCTTTTCCTTTGCCCATAAGCAACAGCAACAGGGCAACGAATACAAGGGACCAGATAATTCTGTGCGCCAGGACTTCTTCCGACGGAACATGGTCCAGCAGCTTCCAGTATAACGGAAGGAGACCCCATATTATGTAAGCTCCAGCCCCGGAAAGTATCCCTAATTTTAAAGCGCTGTTTTCATTGTTCATCCTGCATTCTCCATTCTAGATAAATAGGAAACTATCAATTTCCTTTTCCGGATATAAGTTTATCCGGCCAGACACCTTCAGTAAGTTAATAACAGAGTTAATTATTAACGAAAAAAGAACAGGCTTTCCAGTTTTTACTGGTCAGCCTGAAGGCATCCTTTTTCCCCGCTCTTCCATTGCCTGATTATATATTTTATCATAAGGAAGGTTAACGACGGGAGATTCCCTGACAATTCGCTCCCTGATTTTCTGTAAAACTTCTTTTCTTTGCTCAGTAAGATCTTCCGGTTCCCATTCATGGTGGAGAATTCCATATAAATCACAGTCTCTCAGCCGGAGAAACAGATGGATTTTTTCGATTTCTTCGACAGGGAGATGGTTTTCCGATAAATACCCTTTCAAAAAGGCAGTGAAAAATTGTTCGCTGAATGCTGTGCGTTCTTCTGTTGTCCCGTCAAACATCCAGACAGAATAATATAAAGGCATTGCAAGGTCGTGTATGAAATAATGGTAGGAGCAATCGTCAAAGTCGAAAATCCAGAGCCGGGTGTTATCATAAAAGAAATTCCCTGAATGGAGATCTGTGTGTGTAAGACCGTATACGTTGTTTGTCTTAGGCAACGCAGAAATCAGGCTGATTAATTCGTACGTTTTATTTCTCACATCAGGGTCTTCTGGCATAAAATCAGCAAACAGTTTGCTGGACATTTCCATATAATCTTCTCTCAGAGCCGGCAGGTAGGGTGATGGCTTATATTTACCTGTCAGCCTGTGAAGCTCGCCCACAGCCTTACCCCAGTCGAAGAAAAGTTGAAGATTATTCCTGTTTTCCTGGATTTTCACTGCCTGGCCTTGAGCTTTTTCAAACATACTGACAAAGAAAGATGTGCCTTCTGTTTTAATCTCCTCCATAAGCTTCCCGTTCATTGATGGAAGGGGGCCGCATACTGCTGCGCCTTCGTTTTTTAAATAACGGAGCCAGTCCATTTCAGCTTCAATTTGCTCTCCTGAACGGTGGCTGGAGTGGCAGAATCTTAATATGGTTTCCTGATTATTTTTATTGCGTACACCGTAGATGAAATTTTCAAAACCTGCAAGCTCAGTTAAAGTTACCTTATCAGCTGAGAATAACTCGGCGCCTTTATGGAGTATCTCATCGGTAAAAAATTGTTTCGCTTCTTTTTTCATCAGCCCCACTGTCCCTTCATTAAATGAATCAATTTCAAGTTTCAAGATTTTCATCATTCATACGAACATTATCTTAAAATGTTACTTTGTTGTTCCATTTGCGCTTCAGACGGACGCGTTCTGCGGGCACGGCTTCAACTAATTTTTCCCGGCTGAACGCCGACAAAAATGGATTTTCAGCTCGCGCTTTTCCCGCCAGAGTCGCCGTCTTACGCTGCAATCGAAAAGTATGATCGGCTTTTTTAATCAAATCATATTTGAATCAATTTCAAAATTAAGGATTTTCATCTTTAAAACGAACGTTACCTTAAGGTGTTACTTTGTTGTTCCATTTGCGCTTCAGACGGACGCGTTCTGCGGGCACGGCTTCAACTAATTTTTCCCGGCTGAACGCCGTCAAAAATGGATTTTCAGCTCGCGCTTTTCCCGCCAGAGTCGCCGTCTTACGCTGCAATCGAAAAGTAAGTTCGTCTTTTTTTATCCAAAGACTATATATGAAATCATTCAAATGTATAATAAGTTAAATTTCCCCGTCATGGGCCCAATTTCCTTTTCTTTTTAAATTTTTGCTGTACTGCTGATGTAATTCTTCCAGCGTATCGTGGATGGAAAGCAGTTCATAGAATATGACCGTTTTGGCATGGAAGTGATGGAAATATTCCCCGCTTTTTTTCTGCCCTGCAGTAAAGTCATATTTCAAATATTGATCGACCTCATTAATAGTATGATAGTAGCTATCTGAAAAGTCCTCTTCCAGGTTTCTGAAATAGTAAGCCATAAAATCGGCTGTATTAATTAATAGCTCCTTTTCGTAATCGTTAAAACCAGCTTTAGGGTCAACATGTACATACTGGAGATTCCCAAGATGGAGAACAGCTCTCTGCAGAATATGGAGCTGTTTTTCCAGGCCTGAGAGATTCCTGTAATCACTGTAACGGAAACGGTGGTACTTCCATTCTTTTTTCTGAAAAATAATTAGTTCCTCTGTTCTGTCAATATTCTTCCTTAATTTGCTGTAGTCTTTCTTTTGTGGTTCGCTGTGCTGAATATGTTCTTCGTCAGTAAAGCGAGTCACTGTTTTTTTAAGCAAATCGGCAAGCTCCTGTTTATGGATCTTTATCCTTTCTGAGACAGTCCCAGTATAATCGGGAGGCAGAAGCAGAAGATTTATCACCGTGGATACTGTAAGACCGATTGTTGTTGTTCCAAGCCTCGTGAGAAAGGCAAGAAAAAAGTGGTCATGTACGTCTGGTATCATCGCAACTGAAGTGAGTGCAGCTACGAGTGTCCCTTGTTCCAGACGAAGTTTCTGGCAAATATAGATAGTAAGTGTTGCCGCCAGGGCAAATGTCAGCGGCGAAGGACCGAGCACTGACACAAAAAAGACGGCCAGGGCTGCCCCAATCGCTGAGGCAGGAAAACGGACAAGTCCCTTTTTTATAGAATCGGAAGCGGTGGGCTCGAGTGTAACGATTGCTGTAATAACCGCAAATACAGCTGGAAACCCAAGTGCATTGCAAACAGCGGCAGTGAGGAAAACCGCAACTCCGGTTTTCAGCACCCGGTGCCCAATCCATTTGTTCGTAAAATTCTTAAGGAAGAGCATTAATTATCACCTGGTTCCATATTACTTCTTCAGTAGTTTAGTCAGTGTATTTATTGGAAAGTCATATTGGATTGTCAACCCATTGTTCTTTTAATATGAAGCTATTTTCTACTAAGAGTATACCATTCTCTTAAACTACATCTCTAAAGTAAAATAAGTTATAATAGGAACTGGAAACATTTGTTCTCTTATTTCTCTGTAAACTTATTTATTCAGCACAATTTTTACTTTAAAATAGAATACAGACATACAACCAGGAGGCCGCTGGACGTACCGGCCAAGTTGACGGAAGAGGTGATCAATATGTCAGTGACGTTATATCTGGGCCGAGCGGGCACTGGGAAAACAACAGCGATTATTAATGAAATCTGTGAAAAATCAATCTCGGAGCCAACAGGCAGGCCAATTATATATCTCGTGCCTGAACAAATGACTTTCCAGTCTGAAATGGCACTTGTCAATACGAAGCAAAAAGGGATGACAAGGGCACAGGTTCTTAGTTTTTCCCGGCTTGCGCTGAGAGTCCTGCAGGAAACAGGCGGTATATCCCGTTATTTCATAGAGCGGACAGGAATACATATGCTGCTGCGGAAAATTATCGAAAGAAAAAAAGATAGCTTCAGGGTGTTCTCAAAAGCTACTGATACGAACGGTTTTATCGATCAGCTGGAACAAATGCTTTCCGAGCTGAAAAAGTACGACATTTCCCTGGAAACACTGAACGAAAATTACGAGCATTTGAAAAGCAAAGAAAACAAACGCCCCCAGGAATTTGTCCTGGAAGAAAAACTTCACGATATGCATATTATTTTCAGTATGCTTGAACAGGAACTGGCCGGCAAATATCTTGGTTCAGAGGACTATTTAAGCCTCCTGGCTGAACAAATCCATAAATCGGAATACATTCGCGAAGCGGAAATTTATATAGACGGTTTCCATAGTTTCACACCTCTGGAGCTGAAGGTTTTTGAACAGCTTA
Protein-coding regions in this window:
- a CDS encoding phosphotransferase enzyme family protein, which translates into the protein MMKILKLEIDSFNEGTVGLMKKEAKQFFTDEILHKGAELFSADKVTLTELAGFENFIYGVRNKNNQETILRFCHSSHRSGEQIEAEMDWLRYLKNEGAAVCGPLPSMNGKLMEEIKTEGTSFFVSMFEKAQGQAVKIQENRNNLQLFFDWGKAVGELHRLTGKYKPSPYLPALREDYMEMSSKLFADFMPEDPDVRNKTYELISLISALPKTNNVYGLTHTDLHSGNFFYDNTRLWIFDFDDCSYHYFIHDLAMPLYYSVWMFDGTTEERTAFSEQFFTAFLKGYLSENHLPVEEIEKIHLFLRLRDCDLYGILHHEWEPEDLTEQRKEVLQKIRERIVRESPVVNLPYDKIYNQAMEERGKRMPSG
- a CDS encoding TVP38/TMEM64 family protein, which encodes MPKKLLIKLALFAAIILLLLWINQSYLRLHPEEIQERMLSLGWWAPFVFILIFALRPFVLFPASILAIAGGLSFGPFLGPLVTYIGSLSGAALSFLAVRKAGKSVVQRNWKGKGEKIQRRIEKNGFFYILALRLIPVINFDFVSYLSGLSRVRFSKYIGATMVGIIPGTLAFNLLGATFADLEWPLILLTALMFIIAFTVPVIIRKRMEKKNVPIDLLPDEQL
- a CDS encoding aromatic acid exporter family protein; protein product: MLFLKNFTNKWIGHRVLKTGVAVFLTAAVCNALGFPAVFAVITAIVTLEPTASDSIKKGLVRFPASAIGAALAVFFVSVLGPSPLTFALAATLTIYICQKLRLEQGTLVAALTSVAMIPDVHDHFFLAFLTRLGTTTIGLTVSTVINLLLLPPDYTGTVSERIKIHKQELADLLKKTVTRFTDEEHIQHSEPQKKDYSKLRKNIDRTEELIIFQKKEWKYHRFRYSDYRNLSGLEKQLHILQRAVLHLGNLQYVHVDPKAGFNDYEKELLINTADFMAYYFRNLEEDFSDSYYHTINEVDQYLKYDFTAGQKKSGEYFHHFHAKTVIFYELLSIHDTLEELHQQYSKNLKRKGNWAHDGEI
- a CDS encoding 2-oxoglutarate dehydrogenase E1 component — protein: MSNSGIRFDQGWSQFYGPNLGYMLELYEDYRENPESVSEELSIFFEKWGAPSLSEDKTGETSSSPASGYSEDSIFSAANAIKLAEAIRRNGHLLADISPLEEDRGDESFEYEDYDLTEDALRRLPAKLLAPHAPAHVKDGLDAIKHLRKVYTSTMAFEFNQVHDIEERYWLLKMVESGEYKPDFTPETKIEVLERLNKVEGFEHFLHKTFVGQKRFSIEGLDAMVPLLDDLVRESCQDGMENIMIGMAHRGRLNVLAHVLGKPYEAIFSEFHDAPNKELVPSEGSIGINYGWTGDVKYHLGADREIKGETAQATVTLANNPSHLEFVNPVVEGFARAAQDDRTEPGYPKQDQRKAMAVLIHGDAAFPGQGVVAETLNLSKLRGYATGGTVHLIANNMIGFTTTSSDSRSTTYASDLAKGYEVPVIHVNADDPEACVAAAHLAYLYRRKFRKDIVIDLIGYRRFGHNEMDEPLATQPKLYKKIKKHPTVYNLYGQQLVEENIISSNEIDERRQSFLKDLEGQFEEVKKKKKSEVDDEMQPPEYVRNTLGGIETKVDSDVLARINKELLEFPEEFNVFPKLEKILKRRLHAFDEGGKIDWALAETLSLASIINDGTPIRMTGQDTERGTFSQRHIVLHDHETDKIYSPLHTMPSAKASFAVFNSPLSEMACVGFEYGYNVHAPETLTIWEAQYGDFSNGAQVMFDQFISAGRAKWGQKSGLVLLLPHGYEGQGPEHSSGRVERFLQLAAENNWHVANLTKASQYFHILRRQAELLGKDEVRPLVIMTPKSLLRNERVASSVADLSEGKFQPVVMQPGLGEEKEKIKRIVFCSGKIAVDLEEALEEYGNPDWLHIARVEELYPFPTEQVQKIQQEYPNVEEWVWVQEEPRNMGPWHYALPYLRDIGGDDMPLRYIGRRRRSSTAEGDPKTHKKEQQRIINEALTRNSEGRDGK
- a CDS encoding HD domain-containing protein; amino-acid sequence: MVIHKAVAFASEAHAGQVRKTSDLPYVTHPVTAALFAQPFLTEADFPAEMKTNITCAVILHDVWEDTEIELAEIEHQFGKDITELVRGASEADKKKSWTERKTETINKAGKASLSLKYVICADKLHNLISMEESMEIAGESMWESFKKGRDKQKWYYESLYEALVENTDEPPFFLELKKQIETVFPD
- the rarD gene encoding EamA family transporter RarD, with the protein product MNNENSALKLGILSGAGAYIIWGLLPLYWKLLDHVPSEEVLAHRIIWSLVFVALLLLLMGKGKGFINEWKKILKQPRLIAGVTAAAVLITGNWYIYIWSVANERVVEASLGYYINPLVSVLLGVIFLKERLLKVQWVSVILAGVAVTILTAASGSFPYVALGLAFSFGLYGLTKKIVQVGALNGVALETLIMIPLAAGFLIIQHGLSSAVFYAGDTATFWLLAGAGAATAVPLLLFGAGAKRIPLSLMGFLQYVAPTMMLLLGIFLYGETFTAVHLAAYSIIWIALIMFTASRWVSYRKTRYSKKPVITGEEKTAVTAAKTH
- the odhB gene encoding 2-oxoglutarate dehydrogenase complex dihydrolipoyllysine-residue succinyltransferase, yielding MIEIKVPELAESVTEGTVAEWLKQPGDYVEKGEDLVELETDKVNVEISAEEAGVLKETLAEAGDTVKVGDVIAKIDASGEGSGDASSGSAEEKPADKGETSAEAQDTGSEAREEQQEETSGQQSRPIASPAARKLAREKGIDLNEISSRDPLGRVRKEDVLEHEAGQQKKAEPKQEKPKAQQSEAPKDNPAKPVERIRMSRRRQTIAKRLVEAQQTAAMLTTFNEVDMTNLMDLRKRRKDKFLDKNGVKLGFMSFFTKAVVGALKQYPYVNAEIQGDELVLKKFYDIGVAVSTEEGLVVPVLRDADRLDFAGIEREIGNLAKKAHDKKLGLNDLQGGTFTITNGGVFGSLFSTPILNTPQVGILGMHTVQMRPVAIDNERFENRPMMYIALSYDHRVIDGKDAVGFLVKVKELIEDPESLLLEG
- a CDS encoding YjcZ family sporulation protein encodes the protein MSYYHYGYCKPGYSYGSGFALVLVLFILLVIIGAAVVRF